One segment of Candidatus Neomarinimicrobiota bacterium DNA contains the following:
- the nusA gene encoding transcription termination factor NusA: MIHQEIVESFSAIAREKNIDRTLLGSIMEELFMTLIEKRYGEEYTNFSVIVNMDKGTIEIYQEKTVVEEVDNPVLEIRLEEAQAVEPDLAVGDPFIEILDPAGFGRRLITTAKQFLSQRIREIEKQSIYDEYVQLVGTIAAGDVHQVRRDNVFLNIDKVELRLPKHEQIPNERYRRGSTVRALIKSVEITPKGPDIVVSRSDDNFLVRLFEMEVPEIEDGIIEIKAVARAPGERSKIVVYSHDRRIDAVGACVGMRGSRIQSVVRELNGEKIDIINWSDQPEILVSRALTPAKPINLLIMEDRPYIMAVFSDEELPTAIGRSGQNIKLASQVSGYTIDAVKQSEYEGPKLKTIYLDELVALGKARIEVLAQADIHTADEFLKSAPEDILALKGFGPKTYEKVHGIISEEVSNLEESEGNGESGDEGAEVTAAVEAGSKEPVA; this comes from the coding sequence TTGATACACCAGGAGATCGTCGAATCATTTTCCGCCATAGCCAGGGAAAAGAATATTGATCGGACTCTCCTGGGCTCCATTATGGAAGAACTCTTCATGACGCTCATTGAGAAGCGGTATGGCGAGGAGTACACCAATTTCAGCGTGATTGTGAATATGGATAAGGGCACCATCGAGATTTACCAGGAGAAAACCGTCGTCGAGGAAGTAGACAATCCGGTGCTGGAAATAAGGCTGGAGGAGGCGCAGGCGGTAGAGCCCGATCTGGCGGTGGGTGATCCCTTCATCGAGATACTCGATCCCGCCGGTTTCGGCCGCCGCCTCATCACAACCGCAAAACAGTTTCTCAGTCAGCGTATACGGGAGATCGAGAAGCAGTCCATATACGACGAGTATGTGCAACTGGTGGGCACCATAGCCGCCGGCGATGTCCACCAGGTGCGACGAGACAATGTCTTCCTCAATATTGACAAGGTGGAACTGCGGCTCCCCAAGCACGAGCAGATCCCCAACGAGCGCTACCGCCGGGGTAGTACGGTGCGGGCGTTGATCAAATCGGTGGAGATCACGCCGAAGGGGCCCGACATCGTCGTTTCCCGTAGCGATGATAACTTTTTGGTGCGCCTATTCGAAATGGAGGTACCGGAGATCGAGGACGGCATCATCGAAATAAAGGCTGTTGCCCGCGCGCCGGGTGAACGCAGCAAAATTGTGGTCTATTCCCACGATAGACGGATTGATGCCGTCGGCGCCTGCGTCGGCATGCGGGGCAGCCGAATTCAATCCGTCGTCCGCGAGCTCAATGGCGAGAAGATCGACATCATCAATTGGAGCGATCAGCCGGAAATCCTCGTATCGCGGGCGCTTACGCCTGCCAAACCCATCAACCTACTCATCATGGAGGATCGCCCCTACATCATGGCGGTTTTCAGCGATGAGGAGCTGCCCACGGCCATCGGCAGAAGTGGCCAGAACATCAAACTTGCATCGCAAGTCTCCGGCTATACCATCGATGCGGTCAAGCAGTCTGAGTATGAGGGGCCCAAACTCAAGACCATCTACCTGGACGAGCTGGTAGCTCTTGGAAAGGCCCGCATAGAGGTGCTGGCACAGGCCGATATCCACACTGCGGACGAGTTCCTGAAGAGCGCCCCGGAAGATATCCTGGCACTCAAGGGCTTTGGACCCAAGACCTACGAAAAGGTGCACGGCATTATTTCTGAGGAGGTGTCAAACCTTGAGGAAAGCGAGGGCAACGGTGAGTCCGGAGATGAGGGTGCAGAAGTCACCGCGGCGGTAGAGGCAGGGTCAAAGGAGCCGGTCGCCTAG